The Chthoniobacterales bacterium genome has a window encoding:
- a CDS encoding 2-oxoglutarate dehydrogenase E1 component → MSQSLSGNWNAELLEQNYERWKQDTESVTPEWNAFFEGFELGLTQSEELAEGAKAAVPEDAALERRADSLAYNYRTLGHTIAHLDPLTPEPPENPLLSLKAIGFSQSDLERTVSSKYFREGKPMLLREMIADLRSIYCGTIGVEFMHIQDPLMRNWIRERMENRSDEAQRDPALHKSVLRLLYEAETFEHFLHTRYVGQKRFSLEGAESLLVILNTILEGCESHGVAEMVMGMAHRGRLNVLANFLEKPLALIFNEFSENFIPEVVGGNGDVKYHLGYAADRVTATGYKVGVRLAANPSHLEAVDPVVEGMARARQRIIGDTDTRKKVLPLLIHGDAAFAGQGIVAEVFQMSQLPGYRTGGTVHVIVNNQIGFTTLPADARSSLYPTDVAKMVEAPIFHVNGDDPLAAVTVAQIALDFRQEFGRDIVIDLFCYRRHGHNEGDEPTFTQPHLYGKIQKHPLVSKAFTDELAALGTVTSAEAAGIKKKAESELEEAFDVVKKSESAKPEGGRFAGSTAVFQPSYSYAPVHTAISPEMLKEIVEGLCRVPEDFHILSKVRRMLIERRLEILRDGGPYDWAFSEALAFGSLLLEGTPVRLSGQDSRRGTFSQRHAVLHDAQKNEDYIPLNHLAPGQAKLCVYNSLLSEAAVLGFDYGYSLDYPDMLCLWEAQFGDFVNGAQVMIDQFISSAESKWQRPSSLVMLLPHGYEGQGPEHSSGRLERFLQLCADNNMQVCNLTTPAQYFHALRRQIHRDYRKPLVIMTPKSLLRHPLAVSKAEDFTKGRFYAIMAPIPSKPESITRVILCSGKVYYDLAAKRDELGATDAFIVRVEQLYPLHGEKIQRIVNACPNLKRIVWCQEEPKNMGAWFYMSAQLRELLGRPVAYAGRPESPSPAVGALALHKLQQAELVSRAFEV, encoded by the coding sequence ATGAGTCAATCGCTGTCGGGAAACTGGAACGCGGAGCTGCTCGAGCAAAATTACGAGCGCTGGAAACAGGATACGGAATCCGTCACGCCGGAGTGGAATGCTTTTTTCGAGGGTTTCGAGCTGGGCCTGACGCAGTCCGAGGAACTGGCCGAGGGTGCGAAAGCCGCGGTGCCCGAAGATGCGGCATTGGAAAGGCGCGCGGATTCACTGGCCTACAATTACCGGACGCTCGGGCACACCATCGCGCACCTCGATCCGTTGACGCCGGAGCCCCCGGAGAACCCGTTGCTCTCGCTCAAGGCGATCGGCTTCAGCCAGAGCGATCTCGAGCGGACGGTCTCGTCGAAATATTTCCGCGAAGGAAAACCGATGCTGCTCCGCGAGATGATCGCCGACTTGCGCTCGATTTATTGCGGCACGATCGGCGTCGAGTTCATGCACATCCAGGATCCTCTCATGCGCAACTGGATCCGCGAGCGCATGGAAAACCGCAGCGACGAAGCGCAGCGCGATCCAGCGCTGCACAAATCGGTCCTGCGTCTGCTCTACGAGGCCGAGACGTTCGAGCATTTCCTGCACACGCGCTACGTCGGCCAGAAACGCTTTTCCCTCGAGGGCGCCGAGTCGCTCCTGGTCATCCTCAACACCATTCTCGAAGGGTGCGAGTCGCACGGCGTGGCCGAGATGGTGATGGGCATGGCGCACCGCGGACGGCTCAACGTGCTCGCGAATTTTCTCGAGAAGCCGCTGGCGCTCATCTTCAACGAGTTTTCCGAGAATTTCATTCCCGAGGTGGTCGGCGGCAACGGCGACGTCAAATACCATCTCGGTTATGCGGCGGACCGAGTGACCGCCACCGGCTACAAAGTCGGCGTCCGCCTTGCCGCCAACCCGAGCCATCTCGAGGCGGTCGATCCTGTCGTCGAGGGCATGGCGCGCGCGCGACAGCGCATCATCGGTGACACGGACACCCGAAAAAAGGTGCTGCCCCTCCTCATCCACGGCGACGCGGCGTTCGCCGGACAGGGGATCGTGGCCGAGGTCTTCCAAATGTCCCAGTTGCCCGGCTACCGCACGGGCGGCACCGTGCATGTCATCGTCAACAACCAGATCGGGTTCACCACGCTTCCGGCCGATGCGCGATCGAGCCTTTACCCGACCGACGTCGCCAAGATGGTCGAGGCGCCCATTTTCCACGTCAACGGCGACGACCCGTTGGCCGCGGTGACGGTCGCCCAAATCGCGCTCGATTTCCGCCAGGAGTTCGGACGCGACATTGTCATAGACCTTTTCTGCTACCGTCGCCACGGGCACAACGAGGGCGACGAACCCACCTTCACCCAGCCGCACCTCTACGGGAAAATCCAGAAACACCCCCTGGTCAGCAAGGCCTTCACCGACGAACTGGCTGCACTCGGCACTGTGACATCGGCCGAAGCGGCGGGGATCAAAAAGAAAGCCGAAAGCGAACTCGAGGAAGCCTTCGATGTCGTGAAAAAGAGCGAAAGCGCGAAACCGGAGGGAGGACGTTTCGCCGGATCGACCGCCGTCTTCCAGCCCTCGTATTCCTACGCGCCCGTTCACACGGCGATCAGCCCGGAGATGCTGAAAGAAATTGTCGAGGGATTGTGCCGCGTTCCGGAGGATTTCCATATTCTTTCCAAGGTGCGGCGCATGCTCATCGAGCGCCGGCTCGAGATCCTGCGCGACGGCGGACCCTACGATTGGGCGTTCTCCGAAGCGCTTGCTTTCGGTTCACTTCTGCTGGAAGGCACGCCCGTCCGCTTGTCGGGTCAGGACAGCCGACGCGGCACGTTCAGCCAGCGGCACGCCGTCCTGCACGACGCGCAGAAAAACGAGGACTACATCCCGTTGAACCATCTGGCGCCGGGGCAGGCGAAACTCTGCGTTTACAACAGCCTGCTGAGCGAAGCGGCCGTTCTCGGGTTCGATTACGGCTACTCCCTGGACTACCCCGATATGCTGTGCCTTTGGGAAGCGCAGTTCGGGGACTTCGTCAACGGCGCGCAGGTGATGATCGACCAGTTTATTTCCTCCGCCGAATCGAAATGGCAGCGACCCAGCTCGCTCGTCATGCTCCTGCCGCACGGCTACGAGGGACAGGGACCGGAACATTCGAGCGGGCGTCTCGAGCGCTTTTTGCAGTTGTGCGCGGACAACAACATGCAGGTGTGCAACCTGACGACCCCGGCGCAGTATTTCCACGCGCTGCGCCGCCAGATCCACCGCGACTACCGCAAGCCTCTTGTCATTATGACACCCAAGAGCCTCCTGCGGCACCCTCTGGCGGTTTCCAAGGCGGAGGATTTCACCAAGGGGCGCTTTTACGCGATCATGGCGCCGATTCCGTCCAAGCCGGAAAGCATCACGCGCGTCATTCTCTGTTCGGGCAAAGTCTACTACGACCTCGCTGCCAAACGCGACGAGCTCGGCGCGACGGATGCATTCATCGTCCGGGTCGAGCAGCTTTACCCGCTGCACGGGGAGAAAATCCAACGCATCGTCAACGCCTGCCCGAACCTCAAGCGCATCGTCTGGTGCCAGGAGGAACCGAAAAACATGGGTGCTTGGTTTTACATGTCGGCCCAGCTGCGCGAACTCCTCGGACGCCCCGTGGCCTACGCCGGACGTCCGGAAAGCCCGAGCCCGGCTGTCGGCGCACTTGCGCTTCACAAGCTGCAACAAGCGGAACTCGTCAGCCGGGCCTTCGAGGTCTAG
- the sucB gene encoding dihydrolipoyllysine-residue succinyltransferase has protein sequence MSADIKVPTVGESISSGIISVWHRQDGEYVRSGDVIFTLDTDKVSTEVAAPAAGLLRITVPADTEVKIGDVVGKIEDAPEPAAGATAPAAPQPAAPVEPAPRPPSAQLEPQERRVTRKKLSPLRRKISTQLVAAQRNAAILTTFNECDMGALMKLRTDVQEPFTQQNGIKLGFMSFFIKAVVDALQSEPQLNSRIDGDELVQNHFYDIGVAVGTERGLIVPVIRDADRKSFPELEHELAYYAKKARDGAITVEDLQGGVFTISNGGVYGSLLSTPILNPPQSGILGMHKIQDRPVAIDGKVVIRPMMYLALSYDHRVVDGKEAVTFLVRVKEAIENPLRLFLGGGQ, from the coding sequence ATGAGCGCCGACATCAAAGTCCCCACCGTCGGGGAGTCCATTTCCTCCGGGATCATCTCCGTCTGGCACAGGCAGGACGGGGAATACGTGCGTTCCGGCGACGTCATCTTCACTCTGGATACGGACAAAGTTTCCACCGAGGTTGCTGCACCGGCTGCCGGCCTCCTGCGCATCACCGTTCCCGCGGACACCGAGGTGAAAATCGGGGATGTTGTCGGAAAAATCGAGGATGCCCCCGAGCCAGCGGCGGGCGCGACCGCCCCCGCTGCACCCCAGCCCGCGGCGCCGGTCGAACCCGCCCCGCGCCCTCCGTCGGCGCAACTCGAGCCGCAGGAACGGCGCGTCACGCGGAAAAAACTTTCCCCGCTGCGCCGCAAAATTTCCACGCAACTGGTCGCGGCCCAGCGGAACGCCGCGATCCTCACCACGTTCAACGAGTGCGACATGGGCGCGCTGATGAAGTTGCGCACCGACGTGCAGGAGCCGTTCACCCAACAAAACGGGATCAAACTCGGCTTCATGTCGTTCTTCATCAAAGCGGTCGTCGATGCCCTGCAGAGCGAACCGCAGCTCAATTCGCGCATCGACGGCGACGAACTCGTGCAGAACCATTTTTATGACATCGGCGTGGCGGTCGGGACCGAACGCGGGCTGATCGTCCCGGTGATCCGCGATGCCGACCGCAAATCTTTCCCCGAACTCGAGCACGAGTTGGCCTACTACGCCAAAAAGGCGCGGGATGGCGCGATCACCGTCGAAGATTTGCAGGGTGGCGTGTTCACCATCTCCAACGGCGGCGTTTACGGATCCCTGCTGAGCACGCCGATTCTGAATCCGCCGCAGAGCGGCATCCTCGGCATGCACAAAATCCAGGACCGTCCGGTCGCGATCGATGGGAAGGTGGTAATCAGACCCATGATGTATCTCGCTTTGAGCTACGACCACCGTGTGGTCGATGGCAAGGAAGCGGTGACATTCCTCGTGCGGGTCAAAGAAGCCATCGAAAATCCCCTGCGGCTTTTCCTCGGCGGCGGGCAATGA
- a CDS encoding tetratricopeptide repeat protein → MKRLAAALVLFAAASVAAQETGNAVLQQQRLAMVLRETTKLYEAGQYQAALQRLDTVQGAAAKDLAVLNLRGAILSKTGDYSQAGELFRSILAANPDYFPAAFNLGELLFMQGQYEPALESFQTMLARDPRNELLRFKTALCQLVLNRDEDAKKTAAGLVPTGSTPAWYYAQAVFARKAGDESRARKNLSAAKSIYRDSGCQLFDESIATVKF, encoded by the coding sequence ATGAAACGGCTGGCGGCGGCGTTGGTCCTTTTTGCCGCGGCTTCCGTTGCAGCGCAGGAGACCGGGAACGCCGTGCTGCAACAGCAGCGGCTCGCCATGGTGTTGCGCGAGACGACCAAGCTTTACGAAGCTGGCCAATATCAGGCCGCGCTCCAGCGCCTCGACACGGTGCAGGGCGCGGCGGCGAAGGATCTCGCTGTGCTGAATCTTCGCGGGGCAATCCTGAGCAAAACCGGCGACTACAGCCAAGCCGGCGAATTGTTCCGCAGTATTCTCGCGGCCAATCCGGATTATTTTCCGGCCGCTTTCAACTTGGGCGAGCTGTTGTTCATGCAGGGCCAATACGAGCCCGCGCTGGAATCTTTCCAAACCATGTTGGCGCGCGACCCGCGCAACGAATTGCTCCGGTTCAAGACCGCGCTTTGCCAACTGGTGCTCAACCGCGACGAAGATGCGAAAAAAACCGCCGCGGGCCTCGTTCCGACAGGAAGCACTCCGGCATGGTATTACGCGCAGGCGGTTTTCGCCCGCAAGGCCGGCGACGAAAGCAGGGCACGGAAAAACCTTTCGGCCGCGAAGTCGATTTACCGGGACAGTGGTTGCCAGTTGTTCGATGAGTCGATTGCCACTGTGAAGTTCTGA
- a CDS encoding Fpg/Nei family DNA glycosylase, with translation MPELAEVKWYSGQWAPGLGHRVIGVFCREQSRIYRTADPASVRRGLKGCRLGGIQTKGKQMLFVFERCSLGLHLGMTGQLLVETPDHNPGRHDHLVIRQKERSLVFRDPRMFGSLKFSRSVEPVWWRSLPPEILSPAFTLSLLRGRLQRSKLSALKAALLRQDLFPGVGNWMADEIVWRCRIRPDTKIGNLKDNDFNILWRETIEVCRAALKTIGTHGKQPPRAWLFHSRWADGGRCPRDGTLLLRAQVGGRTTAWCPRCQPIR, from the coding sequence ATGCCGGAATTGGCCGAGGTAAAATGGTATTCCGGCCAATGGGCGCCCGGACTCGGTCATCGTGTCATCGGAGTTTTTTGCCGGGAGCAATCGCGCATTTACCGGACGGCTGATCCGGCTTCTGTCCGGCGTGGACTGAAGGGTTGCCGTCTCGGCGGCATACAGACCAAGGGCAAACAGATGTTGTTTGTTTTCGAGCGGTGCAGTCTGGGTCTGCATCTCGGAATGACCGGCCAACTTCTCGTCGAGACCCCAGACCACAATCCCGGACGTCATGATCATCTGGTCATCCGGCAGAAAGAAAGATCCCTCGTCTTTCGTGATCCAAGGATGTTCGGCTCGCTGAAGTTTTCACGCAGCGTCGAACCGGTTTGGTGGCGGTCTTTGCCGCCGGAGATTTTGTCGCCGGCATTCACGCTCTCTTTGCTGCGCGGACGCCTGCAGCGGAGCAAGTTGAGCGCGCTGAAGGCCGCCTTGCTTCGGCAGGATTTGTTTCCCGGAGTGGGTAATTGGATGGCCGACGAGATTGTGTGGCGCTGCCGTATCCGCCCTGATACGAAAATCGGAAACTTGAAAGATAATGACTTCAATATTCTTTGGCGCGAAACCATCGAGGTTTGCCGCGCGGCGTTGAAAACCATCGGAACCCACGGCAAGCAGCCGCCCCGGGCTTGGCTTTTTCATTCGCGATGGGCGGATGGCGGTCGGTGTCCGCGGGACGGAACTCTTCTCCTCCGTGCTCAGGTTGGAGGGCGGACCACAGCTTGGTGCCCGCGTTGCCAGCCGATACGTTAA
- the lpdA gene encoding dihydrolipoyl dehydrogenase, with protein sequence MAYDLIVVGGGPAGYVGAIRAAQLGKKVACVEMERAGGTCLNWGCIPTKSLLRNAELYQLMSKHAGDFGLAFDKLTFDWAKVISRSRGVADKLAGGIEMLFKKNKVDYLRGIAAIPKAGVVEVTDKDGKKTTHTTSKILVATGVVSREMPGFPFNGKSVIGSKQAMVLPDQPKEIIIIGAGAIGIEFAYFFNAFGTKVTVVEMMPNILPVEDTDVSAALEKSLTKQGIRILTGTKVDKAEATHKGVKLTVSGKVSETLDAPVALVAIGVSPLMPEGLKVNLDPKGWIQTNDCYETSVRGIFAAGDIIGPPWLAHVASFEAIQAVEGMFAGKSPRKVNVFPGCTYCQPQVASVGLTERAAKEKGLKYKVGKFPFMASGKALAVGESEGFVKIIFADPHGEILGAHIIGADATEMIAELGLAIEMEATHDELISTIHAHPTLSEAVHEAAEQALGHAIHI encoded by the coding sequence ATGGCTTATGATCTGATTGTGGTAGGAGGCGGTCCCGCGGGCTACGTGGGCGCGATTCGCGCGGCGCAACTCGGGAAAAAAGTGGCCTGTGTCGAAATGGAACGGGCCGGCGGCACATGCCTAAACTGGGGATGCATCCCGACCAAATCACTCCTGCGCAATGCCGAGCTTTACCAACTGATGTCGAAGCACGCGGGGGATTTCGGCCTGGCGTTCGACAAGCTCACATTCGACTGGGCCAAAGTCATCAGCCGCAGCCGCGGTGTGGCCGACAAACTTGCCGGGGGCATCGAGATGCTCTTCAAAAAGAACAAGGTCGATTACCTCCGCGGCATCGCGGCGATCCCCAAGGCGGGCGTGGTGGAGGTCACCGACAAAGACGGCAAAAAAACAACGCACACCACATCGAAGATACTCGTTGCCACCGGCGTCGTTTCGCGCGAGATGCCGGGGTTTCCTTTCAACGGCAAAAGCGTCATTGGGAGCAAGCAGGCGATGGTTCTTCCCGACCAACCCAAGGAAATCATCATCATCGGCGCGGGCGCCATCGGCATCGAGTTCGCCTATTTCTTCAATGCCTTCGGCACGAAAGTCACCGTCGTGGAAATGATGCCCAACATTCTCCCGGTCGAGGACACCGATGTTTCCGCAGCGCTGGAAAAATCACTCACCAAACAAGGCATCCGCATCCTCACCGGAACCAAGGTGGACAAAGCCGAAGCGACGCACAAAGGCGTCAAACTGACGGTCAGCGGCAAGGTCAGCGAAACCCTCGATGCTCCGGTCGCGCTTGTGGCCATCGGCGTCTCGCCACTCATGCCGGAAGGACTCAAGGTCAACCTCGACCCCAAGGGCTGGATCCAAACCAACGACTGCTACGAAACATCCGTGCGCGGCATCTTCGCGGCCGGCGATATCATCGGGCCGCCATGGCTCGCCCACGTCGCGAGCTTCGAGGCCATCCAAGCCGTCGAGGGAATGTTCGCGGGAAAATCCCCCCGCAAAGTCAACGTGTTCCCGGGCTGCACTTACTGCCAACCCCAGGTCGCAAGCGTCGGACTCACCGAGCGCGCCGCGAAAGAAAAAGGCCTCAAATACAAAGTCGGAAAATTCCCCTTCATGGCCAGCGGCAAGGCGTTGGCCGTGGGTGAAAGCGAAGGCTTCGTGAAAATCATTTTTGCCGACCCGCACGGTGAAATCCTCGGAGCGCACATCATCGGGGCCGATGCCACGGAAATGATCGCCGAGCTTGGTCTGGCCATCGAGATGGAGGCAACCCACGACGAACTTATTTCCACGATCCACGCCCACCCCACGCTGAGCGAGGCCGTGCACGAGGCCGCGGAGCAAGCGCTGGGCCACGCGATACATATCTGA
- a CDS encoding alkene reductase has translation MSIQSLLKPLRVGAIETPNRIFMAPLTRCRAEPGHVPGRLMAEYYAQRASAGLIIAEATMAMEGNSAFYAEPGIYSEAQLKGWQQVTQAVHGAGGRIFLQLWHGGRACHPYFNNNTQPVAPSAIAITNDTVNTPEGKKPYVIPRELGDDEIPGIVEGFKKAAANAKAAGFDGVEVHGANGYLLDEFLRDGANKRTGPYGGPIPNRARLLLEVIEAASGVWGADRVGVRVSPLNSFNSMSDSDPVGLVSWLGERLNGYGLAYWHVMRADFLGQQSGDVMTAARAAYRGVLVGNMGYSADEAAKAVAEHKLDAVAFGTPFLANPDLPARFEKGAPLNAPDPDTFYTPGAKGYTDYPTLSAG, from the coding sequence ATGTCCATCCAATCCTTGCTCAAGCCCCTGCGCGTCGGCGCCATCGAAACCCCCAACAGAATTTTCATGGCGCCCCTCACACGGTGCCGGGCCGAGCCCGGTCATGTGCCCGGGAGATTGATGGCGGAATACTACGCGCAACGGGCCAGCGCCGGGCTGATCATCGCCGAGGCGACGATGGCCATGGAGGGCAATTCGGCATTTTATGCCGAGCCGGGGATTTACTCGGAGGCGCAGTTGAAGGGATGGCAGCAGGTGACGCAGGCGGTGCACGGCGCGGGCGGGCGCATCTTTCTCCAGCTTTGGCACGGCGGACGCGCATGCCATCCGTATTTCAACAACAACACGCAACCGGTCGCGCCAAGCGCGATAGCCATCACAAACGATACAGTCAACACGCCGGAGGGGAAAAAGCCCTATGTGATTCCGCGCGAGTTGGGCGACGACGAGATCCCCGGTATTGTGGAGGGATTCAAAAAGGCGGCGGCCAACGCCAAAGCAGCTGGTTTTGACGGAGTGGAAGTGCATGGTGCCAACGGGTATTTGCTCGATGAGTTTTTGCGCGACGGTGCGAACAAAAGAACCGGGCCATACGGGGGTCCGATTCCGAATCGTGCGCGCCTGCTTCTCGAGGTGATCGAAGCGGCCTCGGGCGTCTGGGGCGCGGATCGCGTGGGTGTGCGCGTGTCACCGCTCAACAGTTTCAACAGCATGAGCGACAGCGATCCCGTCGGGTTGGTATCATGGCTCGGGGAAAGACTGAACGGCTATGGCCTTGCCTACTGGCATGTGATGCGCGCGGATTTCCTCGGTCAACAAAGCGGCGACGTGATGACAGCGGCACGCGCGGCATATCGCGGAGTGCTCGTCGGGAACATGGGTTATTCCGCCGATGAGGCGGCCAAGGCCGTGGCCGAGCACAAACTGGATGCCGTGGCGTTTGGAACACCGTTCCTTGCCAACCCGGATCTGCCCGCGCGCTTCGAAAAGGGCGCGCCGCTCAACGCGCCGGACCCCGACACTTTCTACACTCCGGGTGCGAAGGGATATACGGATTACCCCACCCTTTCGGCAGGATAA
- a CDS encoding helicase, with protein sequence MARNIVYFDLETQRTANDAGGWDKKAAMGMTVGATYSTATGQYAVYGENRVHDLVAQLQAADMVVGFNVVNFDYEVLMGYTVIDLAHSVPTLDLMVSLEQRIGHRIGLDAVAQSTLGCGKTADGLDAIKWWRQGRKLDVARYCCFDVKVTRTVHEFGLANGHVFYQDRLGRRQRVEVDWHGPGRERAAA encoded by the coding sequence ATGGCGCGAAACATTGTTTATTTCGATCTGGAAACACAGCGCACCGCCAATGATGCGGGCGGGTGGGACAAGAAGGCCGCGATGGGAATGACGGTCGGCGCGACCTACAGCACGGCCACTGGACAATACGCGGTGTATGGCGAAAACCGGGTCCATGATCTGGTGGCACAACTGCAAGCAGCCGACATGGTCGTGGGCTTCAATGTGGTGAACTTCGACTACGAGGTGTTGATGGGCTACACGGTGATCGATTTGGCGCACAGCGTGCCGACATTGGACCTCATGGTTTCTTTGGAGCAGCGGATCGGCCACCGGATCGGTCTGGATGCCGTGGCCCAGAGCACGCTCGGATGCGGCAAAACCGCTGATGGTCTGGATGCCATCAAGTGGTGGAGACAGGGGCGCAAGCTCGATGTCGCGCGCTATTGTTGCTTCGACGTCAAAGTCACGCGCACGGTCCACGAGTTCGGCTTGGCCAACGGCCATGTCTTTTACCAAGACAGGCTCGGCCGGCGTCAGCGCGTCGAGGTCGACTGGCATGGTCCGGGGAGGGAGCGCGCGGCGGCATGA
- a CDS encoding NlpC/P60 family protein: protein MPRVTAMLAIFLAVHAATWAEDSGILLSEASALASRGIPYGGAMVPAGGSAPWTMDCSNTSRYLLSRTRGIELPRTASDQYNYVRREGRIKRVGGLFGGVPEKSWWAKRLQPGDLLFWEHTYKPKRKPPVTHVMVYLGRDERGELLMAGAQNSRGVGIYKLHPRTPYGGHGGFLGLFRKKGKLVAFGRL, encoded by the coding sequence ATGCCGCGCGTCACGGCAATGCTCGCGATCTTCCTTGCCGTTCATGCGGCAACATGGGCCGAGGATTCCGGAATTCTTCTCTCCGAAGCGAGTGCGCTGGCTTCCCGAGGAATTCCCTACGGCGGGGCGATGGTGCCTGCCGGGGGATCCGCGCCGTGGACGATGGATTGCTCCAACACGTCCCGGTATCTTTTGAGCCGCACCCGCGGGATCGAGCTGCCGCGCACCGCCTCGGACCAATACAATTATGTTCGCCGAGAGGGTCGCATTAAAAGAGTGGGGGGTCTTTTCGGTGGTGTGCCGGAAAAGTCGTGGTGGGCCAAACGCCTGCAACCAGGCGATCTGCTTTTCTGGGAACACACCTACAAACCGAAGCGCAAACCCCCGGTGACCCACGTGATGGTGTATCTGGGCCGCGACGAACGGGGCGAATTGCTCATGGCCGGTGCCCAAAATTCGCGGGGAGTCGGCATTTACAAGCTTCACCCGCGAACACCCTACGGCGGACACGGAGGGTTCCTCGGACTGTTCCGGAAAAAAGGAAAGCTTGTCGCATTCGGACGGCTGTAG
- a CDS encoding DUF1015 domain-containing protein yields the protein MRIRAFQGLIPRADLAAQLASPPYDVLDTEEARAILAAQPKSFLRVVRSEATLPQATDPYSPGVYARARENFQSLQNDGELIREKSPQIYLYRQIMGGHSQSGITALCHADDYNAGLIKKHEKTRPDKEDDRVRLNSALSAHIEPVFLAFESTSEIRRLMDEAAQTAPLFDFTAPDGVHHTLWRMPDAMAVRAAFDAVPHTYIADGHHRSAGAARVGSARRAENPAHTGEEDYNWFPAVLFPQDQLQIMPYNRLVADLNGLSPEEFLVRVGHACTLAPQAAPSPAGPGHVSMYFAGHWLDLKFDVPAGADPVSRLDVSLLQDRVLAPILGIDDPRTSKRIAFAGGIRGTDYLRDEVDAKRAAVAFSMHPVSMRQLMDIADAGQIMPPKSTWFEPKLRSGLFIHTF from the coding sequence ATGCGTATCCGGGCATTCCAAGGACTCATCCCGCGGGCCGATCTGGCCGCTCAACTCGCGTCGCCTCCCTACGACGTTCTCGACACGGAGGAGGCGCGCGCCATCCTCGCCGCGCAGCCGAAGTCTTTCCTGCGCGTCGTGCGGTCGGAGGCCACATTGCCGCAGGCCACCGATCCCTACAGCCCCGGGGTTTACGCGCGGGCGAGGGAAAATTTCCAGAGCCTGCAGAATGACGGCGAACTAATCCGCGAAAAATCCCCGCAGATTTACCTCTACCGCCAGATCATGGGCGGGCATTCGCAATCGGGCATCACGGCCCTTTGCCATGCCGATGACTACAACGCGGGCCTGATCAAAAAACACGAGAAGACGCGACCGGACAAAGAGGACGATCGCGTGCGGCTGAACAGCGCTCTCTCCGCGCACATCGAGCCCGTTTTTCTGGCATTCGAGTCAACGAGCGAAATCCGGCGGCTCATGGACGAAGCCGCGCAAACCGCACCGCTTTTCGATTTCACGGCACCGGACGGCGTGCATCACACGCTCTGGCGCATGCCCGATGCTATGGCGGTGCGCGCTGCCTTCGACGCCGTGCCGCACACTTACATCGCCGACGGACACCATCGCTCGGCCGGGGCGGCGCGCGTGGGTTCGGCACGGCGCGCGGAAAATCCCGCCCACACGGGGGAGGAAGACTACAACTGGTTCCCCGCGGTGCTTTTCCCGCAGGACCAATTGCAGATCATGCCCTACAACCGCCTCGTCGCGGATCTCAACGGCCTCTCGCCGGAGGAATTCCTTGTGCGCGTAGGACACGCCTGCACGCTTGCGCCCCAGGCCGCGCCATCACCCGCCGGGCCGGGTCACGTCTCGATGTATTTCGCCGGGCATTGGCTGGATTTGAAATTCGACGTTCCCGCCGGTGCGGACCCCGTGTCCCGTTTGGATGTGAGCCTGCTGCAGGACCGTGTCCTCGCCCCGATCCTCGGTATCGACGATCCACGCACAAGCAAACGGATCGCATTCGCCGGGGGAATCCGAGGCACCGATTACCTGCGTGACGAAGTGGATGCCAAACGCGCCGCCGTTGCGTTTTCCATGCATCCGGTCAGCATGCGGCAACTGATGGACATCGCCGATGCGGGGCAAATCATGCCTCCGAAAAGCACCTGGTTTGAACCGAAACTGCGCTCGGGACTGTTCATCCACACGTTTTAG
- the raiA gene encoding ribosome-associated translation inhibitor RaiA — protein MDWPRRRVMVYWSCMHIHLSPRHLVLTGAINSYVVNKLAHLDHQSDRIIGAHVVLMHDESKTKSNYVVKVHLAMPGKDIHAEDREGDLYAAIDLVVGKIASQLRKRKTRMVDGKKHKVQKAKERRKRGL, from the coding sequence TTGGATTGGCCGCGGCGGCGGGTGATGGTTTATTGGAGTTGTATGCATATCCATTTGAGTCCGCGGCACCTCGTTCTGACGGGCGCCATCAATTCTTACGTCGTCAACAAACTGGCCCACCTCGACCACCAATCCGACCGCATCATCGGCGCGCACGTTGTCCTGATGCATGATGAGTCGAAGACCAAGAGCAACTACGTGGTCAAAGTCCACCTCGCCATGCCGGGCAAGGACATCCACGCCGAGGACCGCGAGGGAGACCTCTATGCCGCCATCGATCTCGTGGTGGGAAAAATCGCCAGCCAGTTGCGCAAGCGCAAGACGCGCATGGTGGACGGCAAGAAGCACAAGGTGCAAAAGGCCAAAGAGCGCCGCAAGCGCGGACTCTGA